In the Limanda limanda chromosome 15, fLimLim1.1, whole genome shotgun sequence genome, AAGGTCAgtaaatcatttatttctgttttaaaacaagTGCAGCCAATGACactaatatattttcttttacacaaataaatatcagGTCACACTTAACAATGTACCTCTGTCGTTAAAAGCACAGTCCTCACACGCTTTTAAAGTGCTGAGTATCATGTATGTAGAAGTTTGTAGAATGTGGATCACTttaaaaacatgacagaaaaaTAGCTCAGTCTCCTTCGCCTCAGTTTGAGTCGCTCGCTTTGATTTGGATGTATCTGCTGCCACCGTGTGGTTAAATGTCTGAACACAACTCCAGTGACAGGTTTCTTTAGAATAACATTTGTATAAAGAGGAAACCTTTACGACAGAGacccagaggtcaaaggtcagatgtTAGGATCAGCTGATCAGATGACCTCCATCCATCTTTGATCACACTGAGGATTACACGTTATTTCCTCTGTTTATCGCTGTTGAGCAGTGTTAGAGTGAAAACTGAGCATCACTGAtggtttaacatttttaaattaatcttTTAATGTTTGAAACTAATCTTATTCTTGAGTTATTACTGTATTTCACAGTAAATCGTTCTGCTCATTGTAataaatccatccattatctatacctcTTATTGTGTGAGGGTCATACCTACACATAACTGAGACAAATATAAGATCAAATTGAGATCAGACTATTTTCTCATATTTCTTAAATTTAGCTTAAGAGAAATAGCCGTCCTCTTAGATCATATGTAAAATCTTAAAATGCTCCTATTGCTGTGTCCGTCcattaaactttatttgtctCAAATAATGTGATTCTTGAGATAGAATTAAGATCCAAAGAAAAACTTGAGGCTAAACAACATGCATAATATATAACATTTGTCTCTGTGACCAAATTCCAACTGTAGAATAATTTCTCCTTCGGGAGGGTTTAGGATAAACAGTTCAGATTGGATTAATCTTCAAGATCTTCAAGAAGATTTCATTCTTGCAGGCAGAGAAAAAATCCTCTGACTTTATATTCAGTGTGAATTCTGCAACTGGATCAGATTCTTGTTTCGGGGACAAAAAGGgaataaaaaggacaaatgctcgACTGGTAAACACTTGTTTTGGGGATTGTTCCATCAATTCAGTATAAACATCATTTGGAAACAAAGGACCCTCCAGCTGGAGGAGGCTGGCAGACTGTTCCCGTCCCTCAGAGGCTCTCTCATTAGTTGATGTGGTTTGTTCTTACATGCTGATAAACAGCTGTGCACATTTCTCACTCAGGGAAAAACTATGATTAAAGCTTtcggaagaagaaaaacacatcacaatTTCTGTCCTGGGAATTTGACCAGGAAAGAacttttaaactaaataaaaggatgatttgaaaaacagtttctgCTGGTTTCACTGcgtctttgtttcctctttcacaAAGTTTTATGGCGCAGATTTCTATATTTTCACAGCTGAAGTGTGGACAgacttttaacattttatgtaaaCGAGGACAGCTCTTGATTCCTGGTCTGAAACagtctcttcttcctgctgtgGTTCCCAGCAGCACCTCTCAGACAGAGGCCTGGTGTCAGTACACAAAGCTGACGTATATGACGGATGCTGCTGGTAATTTGGGCAGGTGGAGGTCAGGGAACGGCAGCTCACCGTCACTGTCTATGTGTGTCTGGACCGTGTAGGCTTTGAGCACTGCCCCCCACTCCAGCACCGAGCTGTGCACGATCCCCAGTCTGGCCTGTTCATGATACGCTGCTCCCAGCTCCCTGCCCAGGAAGATGTCTTGGATCTGAGGTGTGGACGGATCCAGGGAATCTCTCCTCATGTCTGCGATCAGGTCCAGGAACGTGTCTCTGTCCCGGTTGTATCGATTTGAGTCCAGATGAGCACTGTTGTCTCCGTCCGTGTCACTGTTCGAGTCTGTGCTAGTGGCTCTGTTTGCATCTGGAAGGTGTGGAAGCTGCTGCAAGTTCACCACCGTCAGCCTCTCCAGATGCTGCACAGCGAAATGTCCCTCCAGGGGAGCAGGGGACACCCCACCGGATCCCCCGGCACCACAGTGGATCAGAGTCAGGTGCCTCACCTCCGAGTTGTTGAGCAGACGCGCCGTGTTCGAGGGCGACGTGAACCAGACGGTCAGACGTCTCATCCGGAAAACAGGGGAGGAGTGGGACTGCGGGTGGTGCAGCGTGGACAGCTGGATGTCCTTGCATCTGCAGTCAGTCAGCGAGGAGACGCTGCAGGGCTGCGGGTCCTGGCTGCAGGAGTAGTAGAAGAAGCTGTTGTGGGTCACGTAAGCCAGACGCAGGTCCGAGGGCTGCAgggccagagacacacacagcagcacacagaggagaggagcaggagggctGAGGGCGgccatcactgctgcaggaggagaggctcAGGCCGCATGTTGACTCGTGCTCATGAAGGGTGAAGTGTAAACCTGAGCCTGGAGAAAAGACATATTGGGCACAAAGGAAAGTAAAGAATCAAACACAGAGCAATCAAACACCTAAACTTTCACCACACTGCATTTTCCTGAAGATTGGGTTTTGGAAACCTTGTCACTGgtgaaataaaacttttattttgcacGTACACATGCACTGTCACTGTCTGTTATTTCAAAACTGAGTTTACACCCACGTTTTAGATGTTGTCCCATGTTGTCACGTTTTAGATGCTCGTTAATGAGCATGCCAATCACATGATCTGGAAAAAACTGTTGGGATTCCTGGAGGCAGGTAGCATGTTCTCCAAACTTATTGTTTAATCTCTGCAGAAGTGGAGTCTAATCACATGTCGAGCTCATATACTTAATAATGTTTGCAGGGAACAAGAGTCTGATGCAGGTCTGATGTCTTTTTTACAGcttcctgcagagccatgaatggatttgcagttttttgtacatataaatatacagtgaTTCTGCCCACAGTCTGTAAAAAGACTTTATGTGCACATAAGtgatatttcctttttaaataatgGATGTGAGTTTCTCCTCCGCCTCAGTTCACTGGATTCCAGGAGTAACTGTTGTAATTCTCTCTTTTGGACACACACTCTTCATCACCCCGTCTCAGCTGCATGTTATTCACCACATGATTTACAGCAGCAACCTTTCCCCGGGCCCCCGAGGGAGCGGGTGTGAATCTGTTCCATCTTTCATGCGTGTCGTCGGCCATCGCTCGcttgaaattaaataatatcCTTGACATTTTTGTGGTAAAAGTCCAGCCGCCGTTTTAAATCCAGCATAACGGGGATGAAATAACtgtatgaaaacaaaacagtcgGGGTCGTGCAAGTGAAAAGCAGCGCtctctgggttcaggtcagcTTTCACTCAGGAGGCTGTTGCTGTTGGATGTTGGGGTGAAATGTGAGTGAGGgctctctcctgtgtgtctctcacacaTTAAGTGCTTTCTAACCACGACGTGAAGAGAAGGGATGTGATGGGTGTGTTCCACATTGaattatccccccccccaacacacacacacacatgcagatacaCATACATATTTCTAAAATTATAAGTGAGGAAGTTCATTTGAGATtccaaagaaaaacattgttctCCAATCTTGGCTCTTTACAAAGGTCAATGGTAGATTTTCTGGTTTGGCCAAAATATCAGAGCAGAAACTcgactctgtgtctgtgtctgaactCAGGACGCAGCCACTACATTCTTCCTTTAGTCTTAACTGACATGTAACAGACGTGAATAATCATCTACAGAATGCGTAGCAgctctttttccctctttttttggTTCAAAGTCCGAATTTCATACTCTGTTAACAACGGGTAAAATATTTGAATGAATGAAGTGGATTTCATTGCCCCCCATGAAATGGAAACGTACGTCTTGTGCATGATTACgctctgatttatttttgtatcttcgGAATCTGTGCTAGAATCTTGTGGCTTTGAACAATGTTTGGCCGAACATACGATTTGAAATTGTACTTTCTGACCTCTCTGTGACCCCGAGAGGTTGAAGGATCCTTCAGGGTGCTTCTCCCTTCTGTGTGTCGCTTTCTTTCTTCTCAAACAAGTTAGCGTTTGCAGAAATGCTAGATGAACTATTCTTCAATTAAACTATTAATTAAAAGAAGTAAATAAATTCtgtgaaaaactaaaaatcaaCGATTCACTTACACTTACAAGTATTGTCTCTGCCATCGATCCTCCATCACTAAACCTAACTGAGCCACAGCTCAACAAATTTCTTCAatattatcttatattatctGTAAATAAGAGTCCTCAACAAATACAAAGTTGAATGCAGTTTTATTATTGTCAGCTCATGTTGCAGCTTCGTCTTTAATGATTGagcattttaaagaaaaaaactgtacCTTTGtgacttgtttttaaagatgtgtgtttacagtaagAACGATCAGTTACTGGGGAAACCATATTGTAACACtttgctggtttgttttttctaaTGGGCAACATGGATGATTTCCAGAGCTATTATTTGAATAATGTGTATTCCAATATCTGCAGTTAAGTGGATTGTGCTGCATGCGAAGCAGCATGTTTCACTTCAGAAACACTCCTGCTCCCTGGAGCTTTATAATAGCAGAGCGATATGTGGTATAGTGGTGGTTTTCTCCCAGTCTCAGTTAGAAAGTTTTTCCCACATGTTGAGCTATTCCCTTTTtacatgaaaatattttttctctccatattcAGTCACGCTCCCCAGAGCTAATGAAGTTTCCTTCAAAGGTGAAGCAAAATATTCGAACCGcataaagagaaaaggagagttACTTGTGaatattttggttttgtttataaTACTAACTTTCTGTAAATGAAAATACTTAAAGCTACTTGTACTACTTGCGTTGACAGTTTACATTCTCTGAAGCAAGTCTTACATTTAATCTCCACTTTTTTCTTTGATAACTTTAGTTACGAGTTTCAGAGTATGATTAATAACACAAACGTTCATCAAAAACAAGACTAAATGGATCGAAGGGGATAATTATTGAATAAAAAGAATTTCAGCTGACTTCCTGTACGctgagttttaatttgaaggtCCTGACCTGGAAAGATTACGGACTGcggctgtttttatttgttacaaGTAAGAATACACTTAACCTCCCACTAGCATTTAAAGTAAGTAAAATTCAATATACCTTCATGTTAAATCATCCGTTTTGAATAATAAAGGTTTTAGTACTTTAATGCAGGACTTTTACTTGTACAGAGTATTTTTACACTCTGGTGTTGTTAGTTTTGGTAAAAGGATTGTGTTGTTATTGCATCTCTGTGCTGAACAGGTTCTTTTGACAGATCAAACTCTAGAATTACTGTCACGCATTCTTTCAACAGTCCTGCTTCAGGGAAATGTGTGAAGATGGACACAGAGAGTGAGCGTCCGGGTTCAGTGTTCCTCGGTTTCCtcggtttgtttttcctctctgacCTCGGAACGGCTCGCTCCACCTCAGCTTATGTCCAGAAATGTGAGTCGCAGTCCTTCGGGAAGgaagcatctctctctctctctctgtgaaaacGTTCAGACTTTCCACTCCGCAACATAAAAATGAAGGAGTGTCTGACCACATATCTGGACTTGCTGTGAATCACACACTTGGCCTTCAAGTGACTCAACCCTCAGCCATGGTTACAGAATAGTTTTTGTGGGTCATGGGTGTATTTTGCCTCGTTAAATCTCCATAGTCTGAATttccagtgaatttaaaagcACTCACCACTTCTCGTCTCATGTAGTTTCAGGAGAAAACTCGTCCGAGGCCAACGACAGTACAACATAGAACATCCTACAGTGAGATAAAGAATCCATCAGCCGAATGTCCGGCATCAGGAGCACTTCAAGTTGTTGACTGTGACACATCgtcctgtttttcctctgaACAGATTTGTGAGAACGTTTCTATTGCATAACACAGACTCAGGAACACACCGGCTATGAAGTGTAATATGAGCACAAGCACCAGACCCGGCTTTCTGTTAACAAGAGTTAACTACAGGACACAAACATCTTAGCTGTTACGGTAAAGCTAAGTGGTGCTGGGTGTTAGTAAGTTTCCCAGTTTGTGGAACTCACCTCAGGTCGCTGCTGAAGAGCTGATCTTCTGAATGCGTCAGGCTGAGACTGGGATGGGGAGGAAAAACAATCCCACATCACATCCAGCTGACGTCAGGATGGAGGAAGTATCCCACAGAGGAAGCCGTTGAGTCACAGTCTGTGATACGGTCAGATTTAAAGCCTCGgattatatatacacacagaaaacataGTTCTACACAGGAAAGCCCAGAACCAGTCAGGATGCCATAGATAATATGTTTGATTTAAGTTCTATTTGAAAATGATGACACCTATCGAGGGCCATTTCCTATTATTGTGCAATGcaatgtgtgtttcctgttcatGGCCACAAGACAGACATGAGATTATTTTGAGtttggtaaaaatatatataaacacattctgTAAATTGGAAGATACATTTTCCAGAATAAAAGGGTTAACTGATTGATTAAAGTTATCAATCAGTCTAATCCTAATCAATTTAGTTTAGTTAGTTTAATGAAACgttttctctctcattttatatttaccaccaacaacaacaacaacattaacattaataaTGTTGTGGGATTATAATAATCCCACAAAAGTTATTATCGGAGTGTATAGGCTGGCACTACTACcctgaataataacaataatgataataatttcttcttcttctagttATTataattcttcttcttgttagtataattcttgttgttgttgttgttgttgttcttcttctaattattattataaaactactactactactgtaAATTCTTGCTTTGACACGAACGCATACCATGTGACACTCCGGACACTGTAGGCGTGAGGACCCTCCAGCAGGAGGCAGTAACGCAGCCCCTTGGATGCAGGCTGCCGTTGGGAGGAACCTCCAAAGAAGACGGAGAAAGCCTGGATCTCCGAGGGTCACTGAAGGCACCAGGAGTCTCATGGTGTCCCTCGCAGTCCGGACTCGTTTCCCGTCAGCTCCCGTCGTTTCTCCTTCTCCATGAAACCTTCTCCTCATTAGTCGTTTGTCACCGTTTCACGTGAACGCGAAGTAAAGTTCGAGCGTTGGGATTCGAGCTGAGAATGTTTCCGGTCAGGCTTCATCCCGTTTTCCACCTTTTCCTCTGGATCGCTGCTGCGCGGGCTCTCGGTGAGTTCTCGTGTTTTTCTGTGACagttgaagaagaagagcacGTGTGAGAAGTGATCTGTGAAATAAGTGTTgtcatgatgaagatgatgaagaggagctgctccgcatcatcatcttcatcatgacAGGGAAACGCCACTGTATCCCTGTTAGCTAGCGGCTAGCGGCCTGCGGCTAACAGCTGGAGGgagttttccttttctcttcacATGTTAGAACAACACTGTGACACATAATTCATAATTCATTATTCATAGATCACATTCATGTTCTGGTGTCTGATGTAAATAAGCTGCAGTCGCCAGGATGAGATGCTTCTGCTTTTAAAGGCTTCAGCTCACCagtgttaaagggatagttcaccccaaaatgaaaatgtgcacATCACA is a window encoding:
- the si:ch73-52p7.1 gene encoding uncharacterized protein si:ch73-52p7.1 is translated as MAALSPPAPLLCVLLCVSLALQPSDLRLAYVTHNSFFYYSCSQDPQPCSVSSLTDCRCKDIQLSTLHHPQSHSSPVFRMRRLTVWFTSPSNTARLLNNSEVRHLTLIHCGAGGSGGVSPAPLEGHFAVQHLERLTVVNLQQLPHLPDANRATSTDSNSDTDGDNSAHLDSNRYNRDRDTFLDLIADMRRDSLDPSTPQIQDIFLGRELGAAYHEQARLGIVHSSVLEWGAVLKAYTVQTHIDSDGELPFPDLHLPKLPAASVIYVSFVY